One segment of Macrotis lagotis isolate mMagLag1 chromosome 1, bilby.v1.9.chrom.fasta, whole genome shotgun sequence DNA contains the following:
- the TSN gene encoding translin, with protein sequence MSVSEIFIELQGFLAAEQDIREEIRKVVQSLEQTAREILTLLQGVHQGAGFQDIPKKCLKAREHFDTVKTQLTSLKTKFPAEQYYRFHEHWRFVLQRLVFLAAFVVYLETETLVTREAVTEILGIEPDRERGFHLDIEDYLSGVLILASELSRLSVNSVTAGDYARPLHISTFINELDSGFRLLNLKNDSLRKRYDGLKYDVKKVEEVVYDLSIRGFNKEAAAACTEK encoded by the exons ATGTCTGTGAGCGAGATCTTCATCGAACTGCAGGGATTCCTGGCTGCCGAGCAGGACATCCGAGAG GAAATCCGGAAAGTTGTGCAGAGTTTAGAGCAGACAGCCAGAGAAATTTTAACTCTTCTTCAAGGGGTTCATCAAGGTGCTGGATTTCAGGACA TTCCAAAGAAATGTCTGAAAGCTCGAGAACATTTTGACACAGTAAAAACACAGCTAACGTCTCTGAAGACCAAGTTCCCTGCTGAACAGTACTACAG ATTTCATGAGCATTGGCGGTTTGTATTGCAACGCTTGGTCTTCCTGGCTGCATTTGTTGTGTATTTGGAAACAGAAACACTTGTTACTCGAGAAGCAGTTACAGAAATACTTGGCA TTGAACCAGATCGAGAAAGAGGATTTCATTTGGATATTGAAGACTATCTCTCTGGAGTGCTAATTCTTGCTAGTGAACTG TCTCGTCTGTCAGTTAACAGTGTTACAGCTGGGGATTATGCCCGACCTCTTCATATCTCTACTTTCATCAATGAGCTAGATTCTGGCTTCCGACTTCTCAACTTAAAAAATGATTCACTGAGAAAACGCTATGATGGCCTGAAGTACGAtgtgaaaaaagtagaagaagtGGTCTATGACTTGTCAATCCGAGGTTTCAATAAGGAAGCAGCAGCTGCTTGTACAGAGAAATAG